The Amycolatopsis mongoliensis genome includes a window with the following:
- a CDS encoding cytochrome P450, translating into MDTTALPHRPGRLPVIGDLIGANPRTPLQDTLRIGKRLGPIFTRKIFGFEIVFVGGVDLVTELNDETKFGKHVGMGIENLRALAGDGLFTAHTHEPNWRLAHDILQPAFSAEAMRRYHPVMLEVAHELVARWDAASGPVDVAADMTRLTLETIGLAGFGYRFGSFERAEPHPFVTAMIRALRYAQLQNAKLPFVRRAFAGTAEQNQADIATMTNLVDEVVEARRRDGEESRDLLGLMLTQGHPVTGERLDPVNIRNQAITFVVAGHETTSGALSFALYYLTRHPELLAKARAEVDAVWGDREPAFGDVAKLRYVRRCLDEAMRLWPTAPGYSREAREDVVLGGKYRMRKGDWVIVPLPLVHRDPAVWPDPERFDPDRFEPAAVKKRPAQAYKPFGTGERACIGRQFALHEAVLALGMVLQRYDFDVDPTYELKIVESLTLKPSGFTLTPRVRTRSAVVSEKQG; encoded by the coding sequence GTGGACACGACCGCGCTTCCGCACCGGCCGGGCCGCCTGCCGGTGATCGGCGACCTGATCGGCGCCAACCCGCGCACGCCGCTGCAGGACACGCTGCGCATCGGCAAGCGGCTGGGCCCGATCTTCACGCGCAAGATCTTCGGCTTCGAGATCGTCTTCGTGGGCGGCGTCGACCTCGTCACCGAGCTGAACGACGAGACGAAGTTCGGCAAGCACGTCGGCATGGGCATCGAGAACCTGCGCGCGCTCGCCGGCGACGGCCTGTTCACCGCACACACCCACGAGCCGAACTGGCGGCTCGCGCACGACATCCTGCAGCCGGCGTTCTCCGCCGAGGCGATGCGCCGCTACCACCCGGTCATGCTGGAGGTCGCCCACGAGCTGGTCGCACGCTGGGACGCCGCGAGCGGGCCGGTCGACGTCGCCGCCGACATGACGCGGCTGACCCTGGAGACGATCGGCCTGGCCGGGTTCGGCTACCGGTTCGGCTCGTTCGAACGCGCCGAGCCGCACCCGTTCGTCACCGCGATGATCCGCGCGCTGCGGTACGCGCAGCTGCAGAACGCCAAGCTGCCGTTCGTGCGGCGCGCGTTCGCCGGGACGGCCGAGCAGAACCAGGCCGACATCGCGACCATGACGAACCTGGTCGACGAAGTCGTCGAAGCCCGGCGCAGGGACGGCGAGGAGAGCCGTGACCTGCTCGGCCTGATGCTCACCCAAGGCCACCCGGTGACGGGGGAACGCCTGGACCCGGTGAACATCCGCAACCAGGCCATCACGTTCGTCGTCGCCGGCCACGAGACGACGTCCGGCGCGCTGTCGTTCGCGTTGTACTACCTGACGCGCCACCCCGAGCTGCTGGCGAAGGCCCGCGCCGAGGTCGACGCGGTGTGGGGTGACCGCGAGCCCGCCTTCGGAGACGTCGCGAAGCTGCGTTACGTGCGTCGCTGCCTCGACGAGGCGATGCGGCTCTGGCCGACCGCGCCGGGTTACTCGCGCGAAGCACGCGAAGACGTCGTGCTCGGCGGGAAGTACCGGATGCGCAAGGGGGATTGGGTGATCGTGCCGCTTCCTCTGGTGCACCGCGATCCCGCGGTCTGGCCGGACCCCGAGCGGTTCGACCCGGACCGCTTCGAGCCCGCCGCGGTGAAGAAGCGGCCGGCGCAGGCGTACAAGCCGTTCGGGACGGGCGAGCGCGCCTGCATCGGCCGCCAGTTCGCGCTGCACGAAGCCGTGCTGGCGCTGGGGATGGTGCTGCAGCGCTACGACTTCGACGTCGACCCGACGTACGAGCTGAAGATCGTCGAGTCGCTGACGCTCAAGCCGAGCGGGTTCACGCTGACGCCGCGGGTCCGCACGCGCTCGGCAGTCGTGAGTGAGAAACAGGGTTAG
- a CDS encoding TetR/AcrR family transcriptional regulator: MRTRLSTEQRREQLLTIGAGLFAKRPYDEVWIEEVAEIAQVSRGLLYHYFPTKKDFFASIVRGQRDQLLAMSEPDPALPVAEQLRAGLDVYLEFARTHPDGYRIVHRATGGADGEIREIREAGMAANAARILAAVSLLTPVTEVTRLAVRGWLAFVATMILEWLDQPTVTQEELRDLCVRTLFAAVGVTP, from the coding sequence ATGCGGACGAGGCTGAGCACCGAACAGCGGCGCGAGCAGCTCCTCACGATCGGGGCCGGGCTGTTCGCGAAGCGGCCGTACGACGAGGTGTGGATCGAGGAGGTCGCCGAAATCGCGCAGGTCTCGCGCGGCCTGCTGTACCACTACTTCCCCACCAAGAAGGACTTCTTCGCGTCGATCGTCCGCGGGCAACGCGACCAGCTGCTGGCGATGAGCGAGCCCGACCCGGCGCTGCCCGTGGCGGAGCAGCTGCGGGCCGGGCTCGATGTCTACCTCGAGTTCGCGCGCACGCACCCCGACGGCTACCGGATCGTGCACCGCGCCACCGGCGGCGCCGACGGCGAGATCCGGGAGATCCGCGAGGCCGGGATGGCCGCGAACGCGGCACGCATCCTGGCCGCGGTGAGCCTGCTGACCCCGGTCACCGAGGTGACGCGGCTGGCCGTCCGCGGCTGGCTCGCGTTCGTCGCGACGATGATCCTCGAGTGGCTCGACCAGCCGACGGTCACCCAGGAGGAGCTGCGCGACCTGTGCGTCCGGACGCTGTTCGCGGCGGTCGGCGTCACCCCGTGA
- a CDS encoding TolB-like translocation protein, whose translation MKKLVLALLGTALLIAAAVAYTVSSRHDPADAEPAAPLTLSPGQLLFRDTATGRVGAVPLAEPGKKPQLSGLKCDRFAVAEQTAVCLAVQPGTLPAVTDVLVLDDHLAVRHTETLPGTPSRARVSPDGKRVYWTLFVTGDSYAETGFSTRAGLYEVDTGRLVKTIEELPVFAGDKRYFAADVNYWGITFAPDGNRFYATLGSKGKTYLVEADYRRYRGKTLRENVECPSLSPDATRIAFKKKVGEGVWRLSVLDLKTMKETALADQRSVDDQALWQDDHTVLYGLDNAVWAVPADGSGAPRKLVDGAASPAVTG comes from the coding sequence GTGAAGAAACTCGTCCTCGCCCTCCTCGGCACGGCGCTCCTGATCGCCGCGGCCGTCGCCTACACCGTCAGTTCCCGCCACGACCCCGCCGACGCCGAACCGGCCGCCCCGCTCACGCTGAGCCCCGGCCAGCTGCTGTTCCGCGACACCGCCACCGGCCGCGTCGGCGCCGTGCCGCTCGCCGAACCCGGGAAGAAACCCCAGCTCAGTGGCCTGAAGTGCGACCGGTTCGCGGTGGCGGAGCAGACGGCGGTGTGCCTGGCCGTGCAGCCGGGGACGCTTCCCGCGGTGACCGACGTCCTCGTCCTCGACGACCACCTCGCCGTCCGCCACACCGAAACCCTGCCCGGCACGCCGAGCCGCGCCCGGGTGTCCCCGGACGGCAAACGCGTCTACTGGACGCTGTTCGTCACCGGCGACTCGTACGCGGAGACCGGCTTTTCGACGCGCGCGGGACTCTACGAGGTCGACACCGGGCGGCTCGTCAAGACGATCGAGGAACTCCCGGTGTTCGCCGGCGACAAGCGGTACTTCGCCGCCGACGTCAACTACTGGGGCATCACGTTCGCCCCGGACGGCAACCGCTTCTACGCGACCCTCGGCAGCAAGGGCAAGACGTACCTCGTCGAGGCCGACTACCGGCGCTACCGCGGGAAAACCCTGCGCGAGAACGTCGAGTGCCCGTCGCTCTCGCCGGATGCGACGCGGATCGCGTTCAAGAAGAAGGTGGGCGAGGGCGTCTGGCGGCTGTCGGTCCTCGATCTGAAGACGATGAAGGAAACCGCACTGGCGGACCAGCGCAGCGTCGACGACCAGGCCCTGTGGCAGGACGACCACACGGTCCTCTACGGGCTGGACAACGCGGTCTGGGCGGTCCCGGCGGACGGCTCCGGCGCGCCGCGGAAGCTGGTGGACGGCGCCGCCTCGCCGGCCGTCACGGGGTGA
- a CDS encoding MFS transporter — translation MYIAASRTSDLAAGTDRKPALKRVSANVVALGVVSLVTDVSSEMVTAVLPLYLVLGLGLNPLQFGLLDGLYAGATAVVRVLGGHLADRWRRLKAVAGFGYGLSAVCKLGLIAAGSSVAAIGVVLAADRTGKGVRTAPRDALISLSSTPDTLGRSFGVHRALDTVGAFLGPLVAMAVLALSLGSYPSVFFTSFCVAAIAVLLLALFVRDHPGSVDRAAVSARAAFGLLKRSDFRRVTIWAALLGLVTVGDSFVYLVLQRRWEIAATFFPLLPLGTAGVYLVLAVPLGRLADRVGRWPVFLGGHVALCLALVLLCGPQAGIWLAVVALGLHGVFYAATDGVLMAAAGPLIPRDLRATGMAVVQTGQAVARMLSSVLFGLAWTLWDLRPAVLVAAVCLAAVALAAALAKPVRP, via the coding sequence ATGTACATCGCGGCAAGCCGTACCTCGGACCTCGCGGCCGGCACCGACCGGAAGCCCGCGCTGAAACGGGTGTCCGCCAACGTGGTGGCGCTCGGCGTGGTCAGCCTGGTCACCGACGTCTCCTCGGAGATGGTCACCGCCGTCCTCCCGCTCTACCTGGTGCTCGGTCTCGGCCTGAACCCGCTGCAGTTCGGGCTGCTCGACGGGCTCTACGCGGGCGCCACCGCGGTCGTGCGGGTGCTCGGCGGGCACCTCGCCGACCGGTGGCGGCGGCTCAAGGCCGTCGCCGGGTTCGGGTACGGCTTGTCCGCGGTGTGCAAGCTCGGCCTGATCGCCGCCGGGTCGTCGGTCGCGGCGATCGGCGTCGTCCTCGCCGCCGACCGCACCGGCAAGGGCGTGCGCACCGCCCCGCGCGACGCCCTGATCTCCCTCAGCAGCACTCCGGACACGCTCGGCCGGTCGTTCGGCGTGCACCGCGCGCTCGACACCGTCGGCGCGTTCCTCGGCCCTCTGGTCGCGATGGCGGTGCTCGCCCTGAGCCTGGGCAGCTACCCGAGCGTGTTCTTCACCAGCTTCTGCGTCGCGGCGATCGCCGTGCTGCTGCTGGCCCTGTTCGTCCGTGACCACCCCGGCAGCGTCGACCGCGCCGCGGTGTCCGCGAGGGCCGCGTTCGGCCTCCTGAAACGGAGCGACTTCCGGCGCGTGACGATCTGGGCGGCCCTGCTGGGCCTGGTGACGGTCGGCGACTCGTTCGTCTACCTCGTCCTCCAGCGGCGCTGGGAGATCGCGGCGACGTTCTTCCCCCTGCTGCCGCTGGGCACCGCCGGGGTCTACCTGGTGCTCGCCGTGCCGCTCGGCAGGCTCGCCGACCGCGTCGGCCGCTGGCCGGTGTTCCTCGGCGGGCACGTCGCGCTGTGCCTGGCGCTCGTGCTGCTCTGCGGCCCGCAGGCCGGGATCTGGCTCGCCGTGGTCGCGCTCGGCCTGCACGGTGTGTTCTACGCGGCCACCGACGGCGTCCTCATGGCCGCCGCCGGCCCGCTCATCCCGCGTGATCTCCGGGCCACCGGGATGGCCGTCGTGCAGACCGGGCAGGCCGTGGCCCGCATGCTCTCGTCCGTCCTCTTCGGACTGGCCTGGACGCTCTGGGACCTGCGGCCCGCGGTGCTCGTCGCCGCGGTCTGCCTGGCCGCCGTAGCCCTCGCCGCCGCTCTCGCGAAACCGGTGCGCCCGTGA